The following proteins come from a genomic window of Dreissena polymorpha isolate Duluth1 chromosome 1, UMN_Dpol_1.0, whole genome shotgun sequence:
- the LOC127831024 gene encoding pineal opsin-like codes for MSEASCVYEAFVNYYSGTSFMFYHVCITVRRYLGIVALPLNNVPIEKSRVALAFAGCQLLSLVLAVSPLLGFGTYGLEAHGTSCGLVWNDRSITGKAYLIMRETVCYVLPVTIMGIFYALIIKAIRVQQSTVRVMLASRREAKKRKQQEIHLVTTSLGLVLAFLVSWTPYGIVSFYTVFGNTDTINPIISRTSAWFAKTVVESDNVCPAEQKHPPESDAVGAL; via the exons ATGTCAGAGGCCTCTTGCGTCTACGAAGCGTTCGTCAACTATTACTCCGGCACATCGTTCATGTTCTACCACGTATGCATCACCGTAAGACGTTACCTGGGTATAGTGGCTTTGCCACTCAACAACGTCCCTATCGAAAAATCGCGCGTCGCTCTAGCTTTTGCGGGGTGCCAACTCCTCTCGCTGGTTCTCGCGGTCTCGCCTCTGCTCGGATTCGGAACCTACGGGCTTGAGGCGCACGGAACAAGTTGCGGGCTCGTCTGGAACGACCGAAGCATCACCGGAAAGGCGTATCTGATCATGAGAGAAACAGTGTGCTACGTCCTACCTGTGACTATCATGGGCATCTTCTACGCGCTGATCATCAAAGCGATAAGG GTACAGCAGTCGACAGTTCGAGTGATGCTCGCTTCCAGAAGAGAGGCgaagaaaagaaaacaacaagAGATTCATCTTGTAACAACTTCATTGGGCTTAGTCT TGGCATTCCTTGTGTCTTGGACGCCTTACGGAATCGTGTCATTCTACACGGTGTTCGGAAACACGGACACCATTAATCCGATCATATCCCGCACGTCCGCATGGTTCGCTAAGACGGTGGTGGAATCCGATAATGTATGCCCTGCTGAGCAAAAGCATCCGCCAGAAAGCGATGCAGTTGGTGCGCTGTAG